GGCCGTCGGCGGCCAGTTCGCGCAGGATCGCCCGGTCGGTGGGCTCCAGGCTGGGGTTCGCCAGGTTCGTCACGCGGGCAGCACCACCAGTTCGTGTGGCTGGTTGTTGACGCTCTCCACGCCGTCCGCGGTGGTGATCACGATGTCCTCGATGCGTGCGCCCCACCGGCCGGGGAGGTAGATGCCGGGTTCGACGCTGAACGCCATGCCCGGTTCCAGCGGCAGGTCGTTGCCGCCGACGATGTACGGCTCTTCGTGGACGTCCAGGCCGATGCCGTGGCCGGTGCGGTGGACGAAGTACTCGCCGAAACCGGCGTCGGCGATGATCTCGCGTGCGGCGGCGTCAACGGCCTCGCACGTGACACCCGGCCGGACCGCCTCGACCGCTTTACGCTGTGCCGCTTGGAGGATGGAGTAGGTCTCCCACACATCGGCGTCACGCGGCTCGCCGAGGACGTAGGTGCGGGTGGAGTCGGAGTTGTAGCCGTCGGCCAGCGGTCCACCGATGTCGACCACGACCACGTCACCGGCCTCGATCACCCGGTCGGACACGTCGTGGTGCGGTGAAGCGCCGTTCGGTCCGGAGCCGACGATCACGAAATCGGCCGCCGTGTGGCCCTCGGCGACGATGGCGGCAGCGATGTCCGCGCCAACCTCGGCCTCCGTGCGACCGGGCCGCAGCCACTCCCCCATCCGAGCGTGGACCCGGTCGATGGCCGCGCCCGCCTTACGCAAGGCGGCAACCTCCGCGGCGTCCTTGCGCATCCGCAGCTCGCGGAGCACGGGCCCCGCCAACACTTGGTCCTCGCCGACAACGTCGCGCAAGCGGAGGGTGTGCAGGGCGGGCATCATGTCGGACACGGCCGTCCGGGTGCCCTTCAGCGCCTGTTTGACGAGTGCGTACGGGTCTTCCCCGTCAACCCAGGTGGCGACCTCGACCCCGAGTTCGCCGGTGGGGATGCCGGAGTAGCCGGGCTGCTCCAACTTGGGGACGACCAGGACAGGCGCCCCGCCAACCGGAAGAACCAAACACGTCAACCGCTCGAACGACGACCCGCCGGCGCCGAGGAGGTACCGCAAGTCGGATCCAGGGGAGATCAACAACGCATCCACACCCGCGATGGACGCCGCGGCAGTGGCCCGATCAAGGCGCCCGCGCAACGCGTCCACGTCGACGGGCCCAACTTGGGTCGACATATAAGCCAGCCTAGTGGTCCCCACCCCACCCGACGCCATACGCCGCTCCCACACCCACAATGCCACCCTCCCCCCGCCCACCACTCGCACACCGAACTCCGCCCTCACACCGGACTCCGCCCCCTCCCACTCCTCCCACTCCCAACGCCTCCCACGAAGACCACCTACAAGCACCCCACAAGCGCTCCCCTCGACGCCCACACGGCACCCTCCGG
This is a stretch of genomic DNA from Saccharothrix ecbatanensis. It encodes these proteins:
- a CDS encoding M24 family metallopeptidase produces the protein MSTQVGPVDVDALRGRLDRATAAASIAGVDALLISPGSDLRYLLGAGGSSFERLTCLVLPVGGAPVLVVPKLEQPGYSGIPTGELGVEVATWVDGEDPYALVKQALKGTRTAVSDMMPALHTLRLRDVVGEDQVLAGPVLRELRMRKDAAEVAALRKAGAAIDRVHARMGEWLRPGRTEAEVGADIAAAIVAEGHTAADFVIVGSGPNGASPHHDVSDRVIEAGDVVVVDIGGPLADGYNSDSTRTYVLGEPRDADVWETYSILQAAQRKAVEAVRPGVTCEAVDAAAREIIADAGFGEYFVHRTGHGIGLDVHEEPYIVGGNDLPLEPGMAFSVEPGIYLPGRWGARIEDIVITTADGVESVNNQPHELVVLPA